In Chitinophagaceae bacterium C216, the genomic stretch CAGTGATCTTAATCCCCATGGATTTTCGTGAACGATAGAGCCTCCAGCTTCAGTTACCAAAGTGGTATACTTTTTTTGGGCAGCTTTAAACTCATCTTCGCTTAAAACCGGGGTAAAAATCACCATCAATTCATAATTGTTCATTACCCTTAAAATTTAATTAAATAATAAAAACACTTTCCTTAGATTTTGCTAAGGGGTTGCAAAGATAGTATTTTTAACTGAAATAGCTATTTTAGGTATTATTTCATACCCTCTTTAATATCCTCCATCAAACGATGGGCAATATTGTTGGCCTTACTCTCAAAATCACTTTCAGAATAAATACGGATAATCGGCTCGGTATTGGAAGTGCGTAGATGCACCCAATCATCGTCAAACTCAATTTTTAACCCATCTTCATCATTAATAGGATGTTTCGCATATTTCTTTTTTATCATATCAAAAATAGCTTTTACATCCACTCCCTTTTCCAGTTCTATTTTGTTCTTGCTAATAAAATAATCGGGATATAAAGCCCTTAATGATTTTATACTGCCTTTATGGTGCGCCAGATGAGACAAAAACAGGGCTATACCTATCAGCGCATCTCTACCATAATGAAAATCGGGTACAATGATACCTCCATTCCCTTCTCCACCGATAACGGCATTCACTTCTTTCATTTTCTTTACCACATTTACCTCACCCACAGCCGAAGCAAAATATTCACCGCCTTGCTTTAGTGTAATCTCTTTGAGCGCCTTGGTACTGCTCATGTTGCTAACCGTATTTCCTTTTCTTTTTGACAGTACATAGTCTGCCACAGCAACCAGCGTGTACTCCTCTCCAAACATACTGCCGTCTTCGCACACAAAGCATAGTCTGTCCACATCGGGGTCTACCGCTATACCCAGGTGTGCCTTTTCCTTCACCACTACGCTGCTCAATTCGGAGAGATGATGTGGTAAAGGTTCGGGATTATGAGCAAATTTTCCAGTTACTTCGCTGTTTAATACTATCACGTCTTCAACACCCAATGCTTTGAGCAAGGCCGGTACAAAAATGGCTCCGGTAGAGTTAATGGCATCCACAACAACTTTGAAATTCTTAGCCTTAATAGCATCTTTATCCACTAGTGGATACGCCAAAATAGCATCAATATGCTTCTGTAAATAGGTGTCGTCAGGAATTATCTTACCTAGTTTATCTACCTGTGCAAACTCAAAATCTTCTGCTTCTGCAATCTTCAAAAGTTCTTGTCCTACTTCAGCTGAAATGAACTCCCCTTTTTCATTTAAAAGTTTGAGGGCATTCCACTCTTTAGGATTATGGCTGGCGGTAAGAATAATACCTCCGTCGGCTTGTTCCAGAGGAACCGCTATCTCTACTGTAGGAGTAGTGCTTGGACCTAAATCTACCACATCGATGCCTAGGGCGCTCAAAGTAGCTTGAACAAGACTACTCACCATAGGACCACTGATACGTCCATCACGACCAATAACTACTTTAACTGGTTTATTATCAGTTGATTTCCTTTTTAAGATTGTTCCGAAAGCAGCTGTAAATTTCACCACATCTACTGGAGATAAGGTTTCACCTGTCTTTCCGCCAATTGTTCCTCGAATTCCTGAAATACTTTTTATAAGAGGCATATATTACCTAAGTTTAATACTGAAAATTGGGTTGCAAAATTAAGTAGCTGGCTCGTATTAATTGTTCTTTATAGAAAATATTTAACGCTAGGCTTAACGGCTAGCGCTGTTTATTGGTTAGCAAGAGATATTGTGCAGTATGATAAAATGCATTAGTTAATTGATCCAGAGTATTTTGTATTGAGTCGGCCTGTGTTTTCGAATACCATACCGGAGCATCAGTTACAGGCACCATTTCTCGATCTTCTAGCCCCAACGTTTTGGTATAATAAAACTCATTGGTCACCACGCCAATCTTGCCTACTGTATTGGTAATAAAAGCCATATCATATTTTACGCAGGATGAAGTAGATCTCTTCCCAATGTAGTATTCACATAAGGCCTCGCTAGCAGTCCGGCAATAGTGGGTAGAACATCTATTTGCGACACTGTTTCGCTTCGCCTTTGCGGTTCCAGCAAGTAGGGAGCATAAAACAATAAAGGGACGTGTTCGTCGGTGAGCCTTTGCTGCGTCCATGCCTCAGGATATACAGCATCCGCATTCCCCGCCACTCCGTGATCTCCAATAAAAACAAAAATGGTATTATGAAAGTAATCTTCTTTTTTTGCTGTCTCAATAAACGTTTTAAAACAGTAATCGGAATAGCGGAAAGCATTAAGCTCTTCCATGGATTCAAAGCCGTATTTTTTCAATGAGTCTTTAGATACCGTTATAGATACAAAGTCTGTGTCCGAAACCTGAATGGTATAGGGGCGGTGATTATTAGAGGTTTGAACAATAGCGAAAAAAGGCTTCTTTTCTTTTTTAAATACATCATTAGCTGCCAGAAAAAGATCCTTGTCACTGATGCCCCATACATTCAATCGCGAAGCATGGATATTTTCTTCGGTATGGAGTTTCAGCTCTTTTATATTCTGCAACAGTCCTTCGAAATTATTAAACTTTGGATCTCCTCCTAAAAAATAATGCTTTGAATATTTTTCAAAGTTGTTGATAATGGTGTTCTGATTCAGTGCAGCGGGGTTTCTTGTAGAAAATTTGAAAAGCTGCACATCGGGTATTCCGGTAATAATAGCAAATAAGCCCCGCGCTGTTGAAAAATGCGGCGAAAAACATCGCTCAAAGAAAATACCTTGCTTGCATAGAGAATCGAAATACGGTGTCGTATTCAAAGGGTTTCCGCTCATCGTGCTTTTGTACATGCTAAAAGACTCGCAAATAACCAGTACTACATTGGGTTTGCTTTTCAAAGCACCGCTTCGGGGAGCGATGGTTCTTTTATAATTGAAAACATCAGGCTCGGAAAGTTGTAGAAAATCTGCAATCAAGGGAAAGTATTGTCGGGCTTGACTTTCATTTTGTACAGGCTTTCTCAACCGCATAGTAGCTACAAAATTTTGCAAAGGATTTAATGCTAAATAAGCTTTAAATCCATCTTTTAAAGCAAAAGCGTCTTTCCACATTAAAGGTTTACTATGTACACGACCATACACAAATACAGCTAACACCACTGCCATAATGATAAAAGGCCCCTTTCGGTACTCAACAGTTTTGTTTTGAATAGTATCCTCGATGCGACCATATGTTTTACTCAAAGCCCATTGCACCGATATCAATGCGCATACCAATCCTGCCAATATCCATACCAGCGGATAGGTTTGCCAAATCATATGCAGTGAAATGCCGGGATCTTCCACAAAATTTATGGCTCCAGCATCCAAACGTGTTTCATTGTAGGAAAAACTGATAAAATCTGCAATAAAAAAAACAAAACAATGAAAATAACCACAGCAAGATACCAAGTCCAAAAAAGCTTATTCCGATCGGAATAATAAGGAGAAAGCGAAGGGCGTATACTAAATAATACTACCGGTAGTACTAAAAGCGCAATCCATCTTAAGTCGTAATGTAAACCCAATAAAAACGAAGGAAGACATTGATTAAACGTTAGCGACGTAGGCTTAAAAGCAATGAATGTCGCCAGCCGAAACACTGTAAATACCACCCACAACATCATCATGATGTTGATAACCCACACAATAGTTTTTGGGATTTGCAACTTGCTTAACACATAACAAACTTAGAGAAATTTAGTAGCTGCAGGGTTAAAAATTTAGTGGACTGTCGCACGCACAAAAACATGAAGTTGCACTGTAAAACTTTACATTTTATTACAATTTAACAAGTTATAAAACCGACCCTCATTAAATGCAGGAGTTCTTAGTATTTTTGTGCTCCATGGACAGTTATTGTTATATCCCCTTTCCTGACTGGTTGGTCAAAGCAGACCGGCAATTATTTGAGTACATTAACAGTGGTTTCGCCAATAATTTCTTCGACGATATCATGCCCCTTATGCGAAATCCTTTCTTTTGGGGCCCCCTATATTTATTTATCGTAGCTTTTGGCATTATCAACTTTAAAAAATCGGTATGGTGGTGGCTAGCCTTTTTTCTTGCCGTTGTGGCTTGTGCCGATCTAGTAGGAGCCCGCTTGTTTAAGGAAACATTTGAGCGCCTGCGCCCCTGCAACGATCCTGAAATGCTTGGGAAAGTGCGTATGGTATTAGGTAGATGCAGTGGTGGCTTTAGTTTTGTATCCAATCATGCCATCAATCATTTTGCTGTAGCCACGTTTCTTTATACTACTTTAAGTTCTTACATCAAATACGCATGGGTATTGTTTATTTGGGCTGCGATCATCGGGTTCGCTCAAATTTATGTGGGTGTGCACTACCCCTTTGATGTACTCTGTGGTTCTCTGTTGGGCATACTGATTGGTAGCCTCGGAGGGTATTTATTCAAGAAGAATTTTGGATTTACTATCTTCGATAAGTAATTAACTATAAATTTTAATGGAACTATTCATAATAGCCTTATTGATTTTGCTCAATGGACTATTTTCGATGGCGGAAATTGCCTTAGTGTCAGCGAGAAAAGTGCGACTGGAAGCTCAAGCCAACAAAGGAGATAAAAAGGCCGCAGAAGCACTGAAATTAGCCAATCATCCCGATCATTTTCTCTCCACTATACAAATCGGTATTACACTTATTGGTATATTGACCGGTATTTATTCAGGAGAAAAGATTACCGGAGATATTGTAGTATTTATAGAAAAAATTCCTTTTCTGGCACCCTATAGTAAGGGGGTTGCTACTACACTGGTCGTAATCGTTATTACTTATTTTTCCCTAGTATTTGGGGAACTGATACCCAAACGCATTGGTCTTGCAGCTCCTGAGCAAATTGCCAAATTTGTAGCTGCTCCTATGCGAATAGTGAGCTGGATAACCTATCCTTTTATCTGGCTACTTACACAATCCACCGGTTTTGTTAGCAAGATTTTTAATATCAAACCTGATCAAACCCATGTTACCGAAGAAGAAATTAAGGCGATGATCAATGAGGGAGCGGAACAAGGTACGTTGGAAGAAACCGAACAGGAAATTATTGAGCGTGTATTTCATCTTAGCGACAGAAATATTACATCACTGATGACGCATCGCAGTGATATTGTATGGTTTAAGATTACCGATACCGAAGAAACCATTAGAGAGAAAATTTTAAAAGACGCTCATTCGATCTATCCGGTATGTGATGGAGAGCTGGATAACATTAAAGGTGTTGTTTCCCTAAAGGATATATATGTCAATAAAAATAATGTTCAATTCAAAGACATAATGCGACCGGCGCTGTTTGTTCCGGAGAACAACACAGCATTTAAAGTAATGGAAAAGTTCAAAGAGTCGCAACTCCATTCCTGTTTCATTGTAGACGAATACGGAAGTGTCCTAGGCATGATTACCTTAAAGGACATTTTGGAAGCTATTATAGGCGATATGCCTCAACAAGATGATGACGAATATGAAGTTATTAAACGCGAAGATGGCTCCTATCTGGTTGATGGTCAACTTCCGTTTTATGATTTCCTGTCCTACTTTGATAAAGCGGATTGGATGAACGAAGGAGAACAAGAGTTCGACACCATTGCAGGTTTTATTCTGCACAAACTAAAGCGTATTCCAGAAGTATCGGACAAGCTCAGCTGGAATGGATTTGATTTTGAGATTATTGATATGGACGGTCACCGTATCGACAAAGTATTGGTAAATATCAGCGATCAAATACGCAGTGAAATGGAGGAGGATTAATAATTGATGGCTCTTAAGCTTATTAAGCTTATTGCTCATTTCTAATTAATGATACAACACCGAAATACCACTTCTGTGTCGCATTTCATTTTCAAAGAGAGATCTTACAACATCGCCCTGCTTATTGGAAGGTCACCCACATAAACTAATATTCATTTAAGAACATTAGGGTATGGGAAATGAATGTTCCTATAAGTCCTAAAACACAATTTCCAAGTACTTGACATACAATCAATCTAATATAACATCCTTTTTCGAGTTGCTTATACCTTTTTCCTTCTCCAGTTAAAAATCATATCCGGGCTAGCTGAAGCTAGCATCTCTTAAAAAAAGAGACTTTCTCCTAGCCTCTTTTAAGTCCACACTGTCTATGTAGAATAACACGTCCCTCTCGTAATAAAAACTTACAACTAGGATATTGATTACAATTTCTGGAACATCATCAATTTATCAGCACTCCGTACATTAGCAGGATATTAAGACTTATTAATGGCTGAGTATAGTGCATATAGTGCATAAAAAAAGCCCCTCCAAAAGGAGGGGCCATTTTATCACAGCAAAAAGTTGTATTAGTTTTTGCGAAGATTAGGATGAGGAGGAGCTACAGTGTTAGGTCCATCTTCACCAGGTGCA encodes the following:
- the algC gene encoding Phosphomannomutase/phosphoglucomutase, encoding MPLIKSISGIRGTIGGKTGETLSPVDVVKFTAAFGTILKRKSTDNKPVKVVIGRDGRISGPMVSSLVQATLSALGIDVVDLGPSTTPTVEIAVPLEQADGGIILTASHNPKEWNALKLLNEKGEFISAEVGQELLKIAEAEDFEFAQVDKLGKIIPDDTYLQKHIDAILAYPLVDKDAIKAKNFKVVVDAINSTGAIFVPALLKALGVEDVIVLNSEVTGKFAHNPEPLPHHLSELSSVVVKEKAHLGIAVDPDVDRLCFVCEDGSMFGEEYTLVAVADYVLSKRKGNTVSNMSSTKALKEITLKQGGEYFASAVGEVNVVKKMKEVNAVIGGEGNGGIIVPDFHYGRDALIGIALFLSHLAHHKGSIKSLRALYPDYFISKNKIELEKGVDVKAIFDMIKKKYAKHPINDEDGLKIEFDDDWVHLRTSNTEPIIRIYSESDFESKANNIAHRLMEDIKEGMK
- a CDS encoding hypothetical protein (UPF0053 inner membrane protein YtfL); the protein is MELFIIALLILLNGLFSMAEIALVSARKVRLEAQANKGDKKAAEALKLANHPDHFLSTIQIGITLIGILTGIYSGEKITGDIVVFIEKIPFLAPYSKGVATTLVVIVITYFSLVFGELIPKRIGLAAPEQIAKFVAAPMRIVSWITYPFIWLLTQSTGFVSKIFNIKPDQTHVTEEEIKAMINEGAEQGTLEETEQEIIERVFHLSDRNITSLMTHRSDIVWFKITDTEETIREKILKDAHSIYPVCDGELDNIKGVVSLKDIYVNKNNVQFKDIMRPALFVPENNTAFKVMEKFKESQLHSCFIVDEYGSVLGMITLKDILEAIIGDMPQQDDDEYEVIKREDGSYLVDGQLPFYDFLSYFDKADWMNEGEQEFDTIAGFILHKLKRIPEVSDKLSWNGFDFEIIDMDGHRIDKVLVNISDQIRSEMEED